The following are encoded together in the Glycine soja cultivar W05 chromosome 5, ASM419377v2, whole genome shotgun sequence genome:
- the LOC114412006 gene encoding high-affinity nitrate transporter 3.1-like, producing the protein MAAQGLVVVASLLIFCLAGSCYGKVHFSTLKRTLDVTASPKQGQVLEAGLDKITVTWALNKTLPAGTDSAYKTIKLKLCYAPISQKDRAWRKTEDELNRDKTCQHKIVAKPYDASNKTVQRYEWLVERDVPKATYFVRAYAFDSNDAEVAYGQTTDGKKSTNLFEINAVSGRHASLDICSICFSVFSVVSLFFFFYIEKRKGKASSSK; encoded by the exons ATGGCAGCACAAGGGCTTGTGGTAGTAGCATCACTTCTAATTTTCTGTTTAGCTGGAAGTTGCTATGGGAAGGTTCACTTCTCTACCTTGAAAAGAACCCTTGATGTCACCGCTTCCCCCAAGCAGGGACAAG ttctGGAGGCTGGATTGGACAAAATCACAGTGACATGGGCATTGAACAAGACCTTACCTGCGGGGACAGACTCTGCCTACAAAACCATAAAGCTGAAGCTATGCTACGCGCCCATTAGCCAAAAGGACCGCGCTTGGAGAAAGACAGAGGATGAGCTGAACAGGGACAAGACATGCCAGCACAAGATCGTGGCCAAACCCTACGACGCTTCCAACAAAACCGTGCAGAGGTACGAGTGGCTGGTCGAGCGCGACGTGCCCAAAGCCACGTACTTCGTACGCGCCTACGCGTTCGACTCCAACGACGCGGAAGTGGCTTACGGCCAGACCACCGACGGCAAGAAGAGCACCAACCTGTTCGAGATCAATGCGGTGAGTGGGCGCCACGCGTCCCTCGATATCTGCTCCATTTGCTTCAGTGTTTTCTCCGtcgtttccctctttttcttcttctatatcGAGAAAAGAAAGGGAAAGGCTTCTTCCTCAAAGTGA
- the LOC114412007 gene encoding manganese-dependent ADP-ribose/CDP-alcohol diphosphatase-like, with amino-acid sequence MGSANGLAAIHGKEPLFSFGLISDVQYADIPDGRSFLGVPRYYRHSIVVLQRAVKEWNNSKRHKFVINFGDIVDGYCPKDQSLSTVKKLVDEFEMFNGPVYHLIGNHCLYNLPRSKLLPLLKIKSFESHAYYDFSPVPEYRFVVLDGYDISAIGWPQDHPKTFEALKFLREKNPNEDKNSPTGLVGLERRFLMFNGAIGKEQMEWLSSVLQEATKLKQKVVVCCHLPLDPGASSKEALLWNYAEVMNLIHKYTCVKLCLSGHDHKGGYSIDSHGVHHRVLEAALECPPGRDAFGYVDVYDDRISLYGTDRMQTTDMYFHPKADL; translated from the coding sequence ATGGGTTCTGCTAACGGACTAGCTGCTATACACGGGAAAGAgcctctcttttcttttggaTTGATATCTGATGTGCAGTATGCTGACATTCCTGATGGTAGATCATTCCTTGGTGTTCCACGGTACTACAGGCATAGCATTGTTGTGTTACAGAGAGCAGTAAAAGAATGGAATAATAGTAAGAGGCACAAGTTTGTGATAAATTTTGGAGATATTGTTGATGGATATTGTCCAAAAGATCAATCTCTTAGCACTGTAAAGAAACTTGTGGATGAATTTGAGATGTTCAACGGACCAGTGTATCATTTGATTGGCAATCACTGCCTTTACAATCTGCCTCGAAGTAAGTTACTTCCACTGTTGAAGATCAAGAGTTTTGAAAGCCATGCCTACTATGATTTTTCACCAGTGCCTGAATATAGATTTGTAGTTCTTGATGGCTATGACATAAGTGCAATTGGCTGGCCTCAGGATCATCCAAAAACATTCGAGGCCTTGAAATTCCTTAGGGAAAAGAATCCAAATGAAGACAAGAACAGTCCAACGGGTTTGGTGGGCCTTGAAAGAAGGTTTCTTATGTTCAATGGAGCTATTGGAAAGGAACAAATGGAATGGTTGAGTAGTGTTCTTCAAGAAGCAACAAAATTGAAACAGAAGGTGGTGGTGTGTTGCCATCTCCCTCTAGATCCTGGTGCATCATCTAAGGAGGCACTGTTATGGAATTATGCTGAAGTAATGAATTTGATACACAAATACACTTGTGTGAAGCTTTGTCTATCTGGACATGATCACAAAGGTGGATACTCCATTGATTCCCATGGAGTTCACCATAGAGTTCTTGAAGCTGCCCTGGAATGTCCTCCTGGCAGGGATGCATTTGGatatgttgatgtttatgatgatAGAATATCACTTTATGGTACTGACAGAATGCAGACTACAGACATGTATTTTCATCCTAAAGCAGATTTGTGA